A stretch of the Lolium perenne isolate Kyuss_39 chromosome 3, Kyuss_2.0, whole genome shotgun sequence genome encodes the following:
- the LOC127345953 gene encoding glutathione S-transferase 1-like, with amino-acid sequence MPGFQDGDLVLFESRAIAKYVIRKYGTADLDLLGENSGIEASAMVDVWTEVEAQQYYPAIAPAVFECIINPSIMRTAPTNQTVVDESLERLRGVLGIYEARLEKSRYLAGDNVSFADLNHIPFTFYFMTTPYASLFDEYPKVKAWWESLMARPAVQRVCKNMPTKF; translated from the exons ATGCCTGGGTTCCAAGATGGCGATCTCGTCCTGTTCG AGTCGCGCGCTATCGCCAAGTACGTCATCCGCAAGTACGGGACAGCCGACCTCGACCTCCTCGGAGAAAACAGCGGCATCGAAGCATCAGCAATGGTGGACGTGTGGACGGAGGTGGAGGCCCAGCAGTACTACCCGGCCATCGCGCCCGCGGTGTTCGAGTGCATCATCAATCCCTCCATAATGCGTACCGCGCCGACGAACCAGACCGTCGTCGACGAGAGCCTGGAGCGGCTGAGGGGTGTGCTGGGGATCTACGAGGCCCGGCTGGAGAAGAGCAGGTACTTGGCCGGGGACAACGTCAGCTTCGCCGATCTGAACCACATCCCATTCACCTTCTACTTCATGACGACGCCGTACGCGTCGCTGTTCGATGAGTACCCCAAGGTGAAGGCCTGGTGGGAGAGCCTGATGGCGAGGCCGGCGGTGCAGAGGGTCTGCAAGAATATGCCTACCAAGTTTTAG